Proteins from a genomic interval of Micromonospora sp. NBC_00389:
- a CDS encoding FAD-dependent monooxygenase: MGGSPLRILVVGAGIAGLAVARALRLAGFRPDVTDKLPPGESTETGLYLPGNAARALHRLDLHDPVRPLGQVIRRQRFFDAAGAPLCEVDLDTLWASVGECRALPRADLHRVLLSGAGGAVRHGAEVRTLDLLPGGVGVTFTDGTSTEYDLVIGADGPRSSVRALASLGGPPRPVGQVVYRAVLRDGPPVSEWTALLGQRSGFLMVPIGAGRLHCYADEAGTEAPADPLARLRELFADYRGPVPEVLAALDGVHVGITDEVELGRWHRGRVLLVGDAAHATAPTLSQGAAMALEDAVVLAESLRAAGSVEAALVAYESRRRPRTRWVRDRTRDRNRTRDVPPALRDPLLRGRGGRIFGEHYRLLVGPL; encoded by the coding sequence ATGGGTGGCTCCCCCCTGCGCATCCTCGTCGTCGGCGCGGGCATTGCCGGCCTGGCCGTGGCCCGGGCGCTACGCCTGGCGGGCTTCCGGCCCGACGTCACCGACAAGCTGCCGCCGGGGGAGTCCACCGAGACCGGCCTCTACCTGCCGGGCAACGCGGCCCGCGCGCTGCACCGGCTGGACCTGCACGACCCGGTACGCCCACTCGGGCAGGTGATCCGCCGGCAGCGCTTCTTCGACGCTGCCGGCGCGCCGCTCTGCGAAGTCGACCTCGACACCCTCTGGGCCAGCGTCGGCGAGTGCCGGGCGCTGCCCCGGGCGGACCTGCACCGGGTGCTGCTCAGCGGAGCCGGCGGCGCCGTCCGGCACGGCGCCGAGGTCCGCACCCTGGACCTGCTCCCGGGCGGGGTCGGGGTCACCTTCACCGACGGCACCAGCACCGAGTACGACCTGGTCATCGGTGCCGACGGGCCGCGCTCCTCGGTCCGCGCGCTGGCCTCGCTCGGCGGGCCGCCCCGACCCGTCGGGCAGGTGGTCTACCGGGCCGTGCTACGCGACGGTCCGCCGGTCAGCGAGTGGACCGCCCTGCTCGGTCAGCGTTCCGGGTTCCTGATGGTGCCGATCGGCGCCGGAAGGCTGCACTGCTACGCCGATGAGGCCGGCACCGAAGCGCCGGCCGACCCGCTGGCCCGGCTGCGCGAACTCTTCGCCGACTACCGCGGCCCGGTGCCCGAGGTGCTCGCGGCGCTCGACGGGGTGCACGTCGGGATCACCGACGAGGTGGAGCTGGGGCGCTGGCACCGGGGGAGGGTGCTGCTGGTTGGCGACGCCGCGCACGCCACCGCGCCGACACTGTCCCAGGGTGCGGCCATGGCGCTGGAGGACGCGGTGGTGCTGGCCGAGTCGCTGCGCGCTGCCGGCAGCGTGGAGGCGGCCCTGGTCGCGTACGAGAGTCGCCGCCGCCCGCGTACCCGCTGGGTGCGGGACCGGACCCGGGACCGCAACCGGACCAGGGACGTGCCGCCAGCGCTGCGCGACCCGCTATTGCGCGGACGGGGCGGTCGGATCTTCGGAGAGCACTACCGCTTGCTGGTCGGGCCGCTGTAG